A genomic window from Brassica oleracea var. oleracea cultivar TO1000 chromosome C8, BOL, whole genome shotgun sequence includes:
- the LOC106307708 gene encoding probable pectate lyase 12: MMLQRSCIVLFSLSLFVPHMGFAMLNKTLLLIPHPDPELVAHDVHWRVNASIWRRQAMDTTDQAGSNQCFTGNPIDDCWKCDTNWPNNRQRLADCGIGFGQYALGGKGGRFYFVTDSSDDDVVDPKPGTLRYGVIQVEPLWIVFPSNMMIKLKHELIFNSYKTLDGRGANVHIVGGGCITLQYVSNIIIHNIHIHHCHPSGNTNIRSSPTHYGLRTESDGDGISIFGSKDIWIDHCSLSRCKDGLIDAVMGSTGITISNNFFSHHNEVMLLGHSDHYEPDSGMQVTIAFNHFGDKLVQRMPRCRRGYIHVVNNDFTQWEMYAIGGSGNPTINSQGNRYTAPTNPFAKEVTKRVETPDGDWKGWNWRSEGDILVNGAFFVASGEGAEMRYEKAYSVDPKSAAFIDQITFHCGVLGVGGRNNNLGMWTTTGSEGSGGLDSYNDYNDEMSGTCSTNRLSLSVIVIAFMFNLMSYLFMLL; this comes from the exons ATGATGCTTCAAAGAAGCTGCATTGTACTTTTCTCACTTTCTCTGTTTGTTCCACACATGGGTTTCGCCATGCTCAACAAAACTCTCCTTCTCATACCACATCCCGACCCAGAGCTAGTCGCTCATGATGTTCATTG GAGGGTTAATGCCTCTATATGGAGACGTCAAGCTATGGATACGACGGACCAGGCCGGTTCAAACCAGTGCTTCACGGGTAACCCAATCGATGACTGTTGGAAATGTGACACAAACTGGCCTAATAACCGACAAAGGCTAGCCGATTGTGGAATCGGTTTCGGACAGTATGCCTTGGGAGGCAAAGGCGGCCGGTTTTACTTCGTCACTGATTCCTCCGACGATGATGTCGTCGACCCTAAACCGGGCACTCTCAG ATATGGAGTGATACAAGTAGAGCCACTGTGGATAGTGTTCCCAAGCAACATGATGATAAAATTAAAGCATGAGCTAATATTCAACAGTTACAAGACTCTTGATGGAAGAGGGGCTAATGTTCATATTGTTGGTGGTGGTTGCATCACCCTTCAATATGTCTCCAATATCATCATTCACAACATTCATATCCACCATTGTCACCCATCCG GGAATACTAACATACGGTCAAGTCCAACGCACTACGGATTAAGAACGGAATCGGACGGTGATGGTATCTCCATCTTTGGATCAAAGGACATATGGATCGACCATTGTTCTCTATCAAGATGTAAAGATGGTTTGATAGATGCTGTGATGGGATCCACAGGGATTACAATATCGAACAACTTCTTCTCACACCACAATGAAGTCATGCTTCTTGGTCACAGCGATCACTACGAGCCAGACAGTGGCATGCAG GTAACCATTGCATTTAATCACTTCGGAGATAAATTGGTACAAAGGATGCCTAGGTGTAGACGTGGATACATCCATGTGGTTAACAATGATTTTACTCAATGGGAAATGTATGCGATTGGCGGTAGCGGTAACCCAACTATTAATAGTCAGGGTAACCGCTATACGGCCCCAACCAACCCGTTTGCGAAAGAG GTGACTAAAAGAGTAGAAACGCCTGATGGCGATTGGAAAGGGTGGAACTGGAGATCGGAGGGAGACATCTTGGTTAATGGAGCGTTCTTCGTGGCATCTGGAGAAGGTGCTGAGATGAGGTACGAGAAGGCGTATAGCGTCGACCCTAAATCTGCCGCGTTCATCGACCAAATCACATTTCATTGCGGCGTTCTTGGCGTTGGTGGCAG GAATAACAATTTGGGGATGTGGACTACTACTGGATCCGAAGGTAGTGGCGGTTTAGATTCTTATAATGACTACAACGATGAAATGTCTGGCACCTGTTCAACCAACCGGTTATCTTTGTCGGTTATTGTTATAGCTTTCATGTTCAATTTGATGTCATATTTGTTCATGTTGTTGTAA
- the LOC106311243 gene encoding transcription factor MYB59 — MDYKKEETLRRGPWLEEEDERLVKFVTLLGERRWDSLARVSGLKRSGKSCRLRWMNYLNPSLKRGPMSQEEETIIFQLHSQWGNKWSKIARRLPGRTDNEVKNYYRTHFRKKLEAQNYDKIIDWRKNPGEELFHKYKETEIAWTRTTTQEHGFDKPVKESKQKNMESDKETNGGICERESFGVMNSPYENRISDWISEISTDRSDANFLEDRTSSSSENNININVGSWWFQETRDFEEFSCSLWS, encoded by the exons ATGGATTACAAGAAGGAAGAAACGCTCCGTAGAGGTCCATGGCTCGAAGAAGAAGATGAACGGCTAGTGAAGTTCGTTACCCTTTTGGGAGAACGTCGTTGGGATTCTTTAGCAAGAGTTTCTG GTTTGAAGAGGAGTGGTAAGAGTTGCAGGCTAAGGTGGATGAACTATCTGAATCCAAGTCTGAAGCGTGGACCGATGAGCCAAGAAGAAGAAACTATCATCTTTCAGCTTCATAGTCAATGGGGTAACAA GTGGTCAAAGATTGCAAGGAGATTACCCGGTAGGACTGACAACGAAGTTAAGAATTATTACAGGACTCATTTTAGAAAGAAATTAGAAGCTCAAAACTATG ATAAGATCATTGACTGGAGGAAAAATCCAGGAGAAGAATTGTTTCACAAGTATAAGGAAACTGAGATAGCATGGACAAGGACAACGACTCAAGAACATGGTTTTGATAAACCTGTGAAGGAATCTAAGCAGAAAAATATGGAGAGTGATAAAGAAACTAATGGTGGTATTTGCGAAAGAGAGAGCTTTGGTGTTATGAATTCACCATACGAAAATCGGATTTCGGATTGGATATCAGAAATTTCTACAGACCGAAGTGACGCAAATTTTTTAGAAGACCGTACCAGCAGTAGCAGTGAAAACAATATTAATATTAACGTTGGTTCTTGGTGGTTTCAAGAGACTAGGGACTTTGAAGAGTTTTCATGCTCTCTATGGTCATAA
- the LOC106309110 gene encoding uncharacterized mitochondrial protein AtMg00810-like, whose translation MVNSELLIVAVYVDDLFVTGTNFKMIKEFKDNMSSKFDMSDLGKLTYYLGIEVCQYENGISLVQRSYASKILEEDGMEKCNPVQTPMELGLKLSKAEHEREIDATRFRRNIGCPRYLLHTRPDLSYSVGVLSRYMQSPRKSHGAAMKQVLRYLRRSVSYGLTFERSSLKVPRLIGYSDSSFESDPDDGKSTTCHIFYLGESPITWCSQKQDTFALSSCEAEFMAGIEAARQAIWLQDLLCEITDQPSERSPFELIISLQSH comes from the coding sequence ATGGTAAACAGCGAGCTATTAATAGTTGCAGTCTACGTGGACGATCTGTTCGTGACCGGCACCAACTTTAAGATGATCAAGGAGTTCAAGGATAACATGTCAAGCAAGTTCGACATGAGTGATCTAGGCAAACTCACTTATTATCTTGGAATAGAAGTATGCCAATACGAGAATGGAATTTCACTAGTACAGAGAAGTTATGCTTCGAAGATTTTAGAAGAAGATGGAATGGAAAAATGCAATCCTGTCCAAACACCGATGGAACTCGGTCTAAAGTTGTCAAAAGCAGAACACGAAAGAGAGATTGATGCAACGAGGTTCAGAAGAAACATAGGGTGTCCACGTTACCTTCTCCACACGCGACCCGATTTGTCTTATAGTGTTGGAGTTCTTTCACGATACATGCAGAGCCCAAGAAAATCACATGGTGCTGCAATGAAACAAGTGCTGAGATATCTGCGAAGGAGTGTTTCGTATGGTCTAACATTCGAGAGGAGTTCACTAAAGGTTCCAAGACTTATAGGCTACAGCGATAGTAGTTTTGAGTCTGATCCAGACGATGGGAAAAGTACGACATGCCATATCTTCTATCTTGGAGAGAGTCCAATCACGTGGTGTTCACAAAAGCAAGACACATTTGCTTTGTCATCCTGCGAAGCCGAATTCATGGCAGGAATAGAGGCCGCAAGACAAGCCATTTGGTTACAAGACTTATTATGTGAGATCACGGATCAACCAAGCGAGAGGTCACCATTCGAATTGATAATCAGTCTGCAATCGCACTGA
- the LOC106309112 gene encoding uncharacterized protein LOC106309112, with amino-acid sequence MRMRITLRVHEVWEAIETKTASIKKNDLALALLFQSIPETLILQVGELDKAKQVWEAIKARYVGAERVKEARLQTLMIEFNRLKMKETESIDDFGGKLSELASKSSALGVNIEEAKLVKKFLLSLPRKKYIHIVASIEQVLDLHKTNFEDIIGRLKAYEERILDEEDGEEDQAKLMYTNNDGQSGQTNRDQSSRSHSSDNSNYYQGDSSRGRGRGGGKRPYNNRGRGRGRYNGGRGYNEGYNRGRGYAERDASKITCYRCDKVGHFVVQCPELLLKLQETHEADNTDTQEADELMMHEVVFLNEKNVLPK; translated from the coding sequence ATGAGGATGAGAATCACATTGAGGGTGCACGAGGTTTGGGAAGCAATAGAGACAAAGACTGCGAGCATTAAGAAAAACGACCTAGCACTAGCTTTGTTGTTTCAATCAATACCAGAAACATTAATCCTGCAAGTAGGAGAACTTGATAAAGCTAAGCAAGTATGGGAAGCCATCAAAGCAAGATACGTGGGAGCTGAGCGAGTAAAGGAAGCAAGACTACAGACGTTGATGATCGAGTTCAATAGATTGAAGATGAAAGAAACCGAGAGTATAGACGATTTTGGTGGAAAATTATCAGAGCTCGCTTCCAAGTCATCTGCGTTGGGAGTTAACATCGAGGAAGCCAAGCTGGTGAAGAAATTTCTCTTGAGTTTACCTCGAAAGAAATACATACACATTGTGGCTTCTATTGAACAGGTGTTGGACCTTCACAAAACAAACTTTGAAGACATCATTGGACGTCTAAAAGCATACGAAGAAAGAATATTAGATGAAGAAGATGGAGAAGAAGATCAAGCTAAGCTGATGTATACAAATAACGACGGACAAAGTGGTCAAACCAACCGTGATCAATCAAGTCGATCGCATTCCTCAGACAATTCAAATTACTACCAAGGAGATTCGTCTAGAGGAAGAGGTAGAGGAGGCGGAAAACGTCCCTACAACAACAGAGGAAGGGGACGTGGCCGTTATAATGGAGGACGAGGGTATAATGAAGGATACAATAGAGGAAGAGGATATGCTGAAAGAGATGCATCAAAGATAACTTGTTATCGATGTGACAAGGTTGGCCATTTTGTCGTCCAATGTCCGGAACTTCTTCTCAAATTGCAGGAGACTCATGAAGCTGACAATACTGACACACAAGAAGCTGATGAGCTCATGATGCATGAGGTGGTATTTCTAAACGAGAAGAATGTCTTACCTAAATAA
- the LOC106311033 gene encoding uncharacterized protein LOC106311033: MKEENSTSRACERCKTFGEKCSHKVKKQRGKFYILARCIAMLVCGRERDHDRDRVSN; encoded by the coding sequence ATGAAAGAAGAAAACAGCACGAGCAGAGCATGCGAGCGGTGCAAGACGTTTGGAGAGAAGTGTAGCCACAAAGTGAAGAAACAGAGAGGCAAGTTTTACATCCTTGCCCGTTGTATCGCCATGCTAGTCTGCGGGCGTGAGCGTGACCACGACCGAGACCGTGTTTCGAATTAG
- the LOC106310838 gene encoding uncharacterized protein LOC106310838, translated as MKIQTRPVLVVVVVIMVFMSSFNVEGGGRGIHSQNQRLHYFQKGTTVIPSARGVDNHHNIPRQNYDNWGGKGGDGGGDDGTG; from the coding sequence ATGAAAATTCAGACAAGGCCTGTCCTGGTGGTGGTGGTGGTAATAATGGTGTTTATGAGCTCTTTTAATGTGGAGGGAGGCGGGAGAGGGATACACAGCCAAAATCAGAGACTTCACTATTTTCAAAAGGGTACAACCGTCATTCCATCAGCAAGAGGAGTAGACAACCACCATAACATTCCAAGACAAAACTATGATAACTGGGGTGGCAAGGGAGGAGACGGTGGTGGCGACGATGGAACCGGTTAG